In Gossypium arboreum isolate Shixiya-1 chromosome 5, ASM2569848v2, whole genome shotgun sequence, a single genomic region encodes these proteins:
- the LOC108453871 gene encoding 3-oxoacyl-[acyl-carrier-protein] reductase 4-like isoform X1 → MAAVTGSNVVALKPAARFADPTDRKFVQIRQWSPISGGFGSVQAWPSIGLQCQSKRSFASSGVKAQVATVEQASIEAAQNVEAPVAIVTGASRGIGKAVALALGKAGCKVLVNYARSSKEAEEVSKEIESYGGQAVTFGGDVSKEADVEGMIKTAVDTWGTVDILINNAVIMVSGITRDTLLMRMKKSQWQEVIDLNLTGVFLCTQAAAKIMMKKKKGKIINIASVVGLVGNIGQANYSAAKAGVIGLTKTVAREYASRNINVNAVAPGFIASDMTAKLGEDLEKRILETIPLGRYGQPEEVAGLVEFLAINPASNYITGQVFTIDGGMVM, encoded by the exons ATGGCTGCTGTTACCGGATCCAATGTCGTCGCTCTAAAACCCGCCGCGAGGTTTGCTGATCCTACTGACCGAAAATTTGTTCAGATTCGGCAATGGTCTCCGATTTCCGGCGGATTCGGATCGGTTCAGGCGTGGCCCTCTATCGGTCTCCAGTGCCAATCGAAACGATCGTTTGCCTCCTCcg GTGTAAAAGCTCAGGTTGCCACTGTTGAACAAGCCAGTATTGAAGCAGCTCAAAACGTAGAAGCTCCCGTAGCCATAGTTACTGGAGCTTCTAGAGGCATCGGTAAAGCAGTTGCATTGGCTTTAGGTAAAGCAGGTTGCAAG GTCCTAGTGAATTATGCCAGATCATCAAAGGAGGCTGAAGAAGTTTCAAAAGAG ATTGAGTCGTATGGTGGTCAGGCTGTTACTTTTGGTGGAGATGTTTCAAAAGAAGCTGATGTAGAAGGAATGATAAAGACT GCTGTTGATACATGGGGAACTGTTGATATATTGATAAACAATGCAG TGATCATGGTTTCAGGAATCACTCGGGATACTTTGTTGATGAGAATGAAGAAATCACAATGGCAGGAGGTTATTGATCTGAATCTTACAGGAGTGTTTCTTTGTACACAG GCAGCAGCCAAAATTATGATGAAGAAGAAAAAG GGAAAGATAATTAATATAGCATCAGTTGTTGGTCTGGTTGGCAACATCGGGCAAGCTAACTACAGTGCTGCTAAAGCAGGTGTTATTGGCTTGACAAAGACTGTTGCAAGGGAATATGCCAGCAGAAACATTAAT GTCAATGCTGTTGCCCCAGGATTTATTGCATCTGATATGACAGCCAAGCTTGGGGAAGACCTCGAGAAGAGAATCTTGGAAACAATTCCCTTAG GAAGGTATGGTCAACCAGAAGAAGTTGCAGGACTGGTCGAATTTTTGGCCATAAACCCTGCGTCTAATTACATCACTGGACAG GTGTTCACCATTGATGGAGGAATGGTCATGTAA
- the LOC108453871 gene encoding 3-oxoacyl-[acyl-carrier-protein] reductase 4-like isoform X2 produces the protein MAAVTGSNVVALKPAARFADPTDRKFVQIRQWSPISGGFGSVQAWPSIGLQCQSKRSFASSGVKAQVATVEQASIEAAQNVEAPVAIVTGASRGIGKAVALALGKAGCKVLVNYARSSKEAEEVSKEIESYGGQAVTFGGDVSKEADVEGMIKTAVDTWGTVDILINNAGITRDTLLMRMKKSQWQEVIDLNLTGVFLCTQAAAKIMMKKKKGKIINIASVVGLVGNIGQANYSAAKAGVIGLTKTVAREYASRNINVNAVAPGFIASDMTAKLGEDLEKRILETIPLGRYGQPEEVAGLVEFLAINPASNYITGQVFTIDGGMVM, from the exons ATGGCTGCTGTTACCGGATCCAATGTCGTCGCTCTAAAACCCGCCGCGAGGTTTGCTGATCCTACTGACCGAAAATTTGTTCAGATTCGGCAATGGTCTCCGATTTCCGGCGGATTCGGATCGGTTCAGGCGTGGCCCTCTATCGGTCTCCAGTGCCAATCGAAACGATCGTTTGCCTCCTCcg GTGTAAAAGCTCAGGTTGCCACTGTTGAACAAGCCAGTATTGAAGCAGCTCAAAACGTAGAAGCTCCCGTAGCCATAGTTACTGGAGCTTCTAGAGGCATCGGTAAAGCAGTTGCATTGGCTTTAGGTAAAGCAGGTTGCAAG GTCCTAGTGAATTATGCCAGATCATCAAAGGAGGCTGAAGAAGTTTCAAAAGAG ATTGAGTCGTATGGTGGTCAGGCTGTTACTTTTGGTGGAGATGTTTCAAAAGAAGCTGATGTAGAAGGAATGATAAAGACT GCTGTTGATACATGGGGAACTGTTGATATATTGATAAACAATGCAG GAATCACTCGGGATACTTTGTTGATGAGAATGAAGAAATCACAATGGCAGGAGGTTATTGATCTGAATCTTACAGGAGTGTTTCTTTGTACACAG GCAGCAGCCAAAATTATGATGAAGAAGAAAAAG GGAAAGATAATTAATATAGCATCAGTTGTTGGTCTGGTTGGCAACATCGGGCAAGCTAACTACAGTGCTGCTAAAGCAGGTGTTATTGGCTTGACAAAGACTGTTGCAAGGGAATATGCCAGCAGAAACATTAAT GTCAATGCTGTTGCCCCAGGATTTATTGCATCTGATATGACAGCCAAGCTTGGGGAAGACCTCGAGAAGAGAATCTTGGAAACAATTCCCTTAG GAAGGTATGGTCAACCAGAAGAAGTTGCAGGACTGGTCGAATTTTTGGCCATAAACCCTGCGTCTAATTACATCACTGGACAG GTGTTCACCATTGATGGAGGAATGGTCATGTAA